The following proteins are co-located in the Candidatus Babeliales bacterium genome:
- a CDS encoding SpoIID/LytB domain-containing protein, translating to MAFSYKFIIFFIFMHSNINAHRWPWVVTPSTSSIVSFNKKLVIRSHSYLCKSIISARINYLFPGEINFKSVSQQKNISKKHSISVRVLLAECDSVSSAQWFFNSSDGFIVQFSNGNDGVVKKKIKIKECTISVKRGCLFYNGKRLKAAIHLRPISAHGACNGTLYDGDFLIIPYKSTVLCINKVDLEDYITAVLKTESWPGWPLEVNKVFAVACRSYVMFKILEAYRSSRPFHVKNTNVHQTYQGRHELPVLRAAVEQTRGIVLGFNGKPILAMFDCCCGGIIPAHIDDFDFSKAPYLARTYACTYCKEFALYSWQVLYEYAVFEQLIKQQQDNFTKLHEVCITKRDRAGLVTEVRFDGPKYNVAISGKKLYSMLKEVKSFYFDVSKKAGKVIFTGRGFGHHIGLCQWGAFRQVLNGSDFRSILRFYYPGVYFMRLRG from the coding sequence ATGGCATTCTCTTATAAATTCATTATTTTTTTTATTTTTATGCATAGTAACATTAATGCTCATCGGTGGCCATGGGTAGTTACCCCATCAACTTCATCTATCGTGTCATTTAATAAAAAATTAGTTATACGATCGCATTCATATCTCTGCAAATCAATAATATCTGCAAGAATAAACTATTTATTTCCTGGCGAGATTAATTTTAAGAGTGTATCTCAACAAAAAAATATTAGTAAAAAACATTCAATATCTGTACGTGTGTTACTTGCTGAGTGCGATAGTGTATCATCAGCGCAATGGTTTTTTAATTCTTCTGATGGTTTTATTGTACAATTTAGCAATGGTAATGATGGAGTTGTGAAAAAAAAAATTAAAATAAAAGAATGTACCATTTCAGTCAAACGGGGTTGTTTGTTTTATAACGGTAAGCGCTTAAAAGCCGCGATTCATTTGCGCCCTATATCGGCTCATGGTGCTTGTAATGGTACCTTATATGATGGTGACTTTTTAATTATACCTTATAAAAGTACTGTGCTATGTATTAATAAAGTTGATTTAGAAGATTATATTACAGCTGTTTTAAAGACAGAAAGTTGGCCAGGGTGGCCATTAGAGGTAAATAAGGTATTTGCAGTTGCATGTCGTAGTTATGTTATGTTTAAGATTTTAGAAGCGTATCGTAGCAGTCGGCCTTTTCATGTAAAAAACACTAATGTACATCAAACGTATCAGGGTAGACATGAGTTACCTGTATTAAGAGCGGCGGTTGAACAAACAAGAGGTATAGTGCTTGGTTTTAATGGTAAACCTATTTTAGCTATGTTTGATTGTTGTTGTGGCGGTATTATTCCAGCACACATTGATGATTTTGATTTCTCTAAAGCTCCGTATCTTGCGCGAACTTATGCATGCACATATTGTAAAGAATTTGCATTATATTCTTGGCAAGTATTATATGAATACGCTGTATTTGAACAGCTTATAAAACAGCAGCAGGACAATTTTACAAAATTGCATGAAGTTTGTATAACAAAAAGAGATCGAGCAGGCTTGGTAACTGAGGTACGATTTGACGGTCCAAAATATAATGTAGCTATTTCAGGTAAAAAATTATATTCGATGCTTAAAGAGGTTAAAAGTTTTTATTTTGATGTTAGCAAAAAGGCCGGTAAAGTAATTTTTACGGGGCGTGGTTTTGGGCATCATATTGGGTTGTGTCAGTGGGGTGCTTTTAGGCAGGTCCTTAATGGAAGTGATTTTAGATCTATTCTTCGATTTTATTATCCCGGTGTTTATTTTATGCGTCTAAGAGGATAA